In the Paraburkholderia acidisoli genome, one interval contains:
- a CDS encoding TonB-dependent hemoglobin/transferrin/lactoferrin family receptor encodes MQLKRSLVKVVVPALLAEATALYAGQAIADQPSANTVVQQNANASASAQDASAKSTRGAKPGGAQRDEALKAISVTASRGGAVNLNRTAATVSVITSDDIDENNAKDIKDALKYEPGVEVRRSAYRPAGITGTSGRGGNEGINIRGLEGNQVLLLEDGVPLPQSFAFGSGSAGRADYLNTDLYQRIEILRGPTSALYGSDGLTGAVNFITKDPADLLAIYNKPTYFSLKAGYDSTDRSWGSTATAAFGGDVVQGMVVLSGRHGHETDNKGDSNTLGATRSTPDPLTYNNRNALGKLVFKLSPQDTLKLTAETLDNSNSSDGLSQLGGAYTWTSGVTKYTANSYVTGNEVTSHRVQLDYDHRDASNPYFQSLHASLYYRNAATQQTLAIGGASTAGATASRSRSNDYGDNIVGGNVVADSTFKTGPFDHKLTYGFDASVSHYSTSSAAGSEWTPGGDGYPEVFPKTTQTNFGAFVQDEIRWNKLSVVPGLRFDYYDMTPHPDATYETAAATSTKPTATSTGNAVSPRLAILYEVSPAFVPYVQYAHGFRAPSAYQVNSYYNPAGSYGLFYQQVGNPDLKPETSNSIELGLRGKLGVGSGHVNYSAAAFAGRYSNFIDTKVVGGSVTSSTNPYTVQYVNYSKASIQGLEGKADWYVNDALEVKGGFAWIHGTESKDGVTTGLDTVPPLAVVLGVNYAPTARWFAGADVIYNSHKNKSQMSSSSYYATPSYTIVDLHAGYNITRHVSVTAGIDNLFDRKYWIWNDVRGLATSDGAAKIDAYTAPGRNFNVAMKIDF; translated from the coding sequence ATGCAACTCAAACGAAGCCTGGTGAAGGTCGTGGTGCCGGCGTTACTCGCCGAAGCCACTGCCCTGTACGCCGGACAAGCCATTGCGGACCAGCCGTCCGCCAACACGGTGGTGCAGCAGAACGCGAATGCTTCGGCGAGCGCACAGGACGCGTCGGCGAAATCCACACGCGGCGCGAAACCGGGCGGGGCTCAGCGCGACGAAGCGCTCAAGGCCATTTCGGTCACGGCGTCGCGCGGCGGCGCGGTCAACCTGAATCGCACGGCGGCCACGGTATCGGTCATCACCAGCGACGACATCGACGAAAACAACGCCAAAGATATTAAGGATGCCTTGAAGTACGAACCGGGCGTGGAAGTGCGCCGCTCCGCGTATCGGCCTGCGGGGATCACGGGAACCTCGGGCCGCGGCGGCAACGAAGGCATCAATATTCGCGGCCTCGAAGGCAACCAGGTGCTGCTGCTCGAAGACGGCGTGCCGTTGCCGCAGTCGTTCGCTTTCGGTTCCGGGTCCGCGGGCCGCGCCGATTATCTGAACACCGACCTGTATCAGCGCATTGAGATATTGCGCGGGCCGACCTCGGCGCTCTATGGCAGCGACGGTTTGACGGGCGCCGTGAATTTCATCACGAAAGATCCCGCCGACCTGCTGGCGATCTACAACAAGCCCACCTATTTCTCGCTGAAAGCCGGTTACGATTCCACCGATCGTAGCTGGGGCTCAACCGCCACTGCGGCGTTCGGTGGCGACGTGGTGCAGGGCATGGTGGTGTTGAGCGGCCGGCACGGTCACGAAACCGACAACAAGGGCGACAGCAACACGCTCGGCGCCACGCGTTCCACACCGGATCCGCTGACCTACAACAATCGCAACGCGCTCGGCAAGCTCGTGTTCAAGCTGAGCCCGCAGGACACGCTCAAACTCACTGCCGAAACACTCGACAATTCGAATTCGAGCGACGGGCTTTCGCAACTGGGCGGCGCCTATACGTGGACTTCGGGCGTGACGAAGTACACGGCCAACAGTTACGTGACCGGCAACGAGGTGACGAGTCACCGCGTGCAACTCGACTACGATCATCGCGACGCGAGCAATCCGTATTTCCAGTCGCTGCATGCGTCGCTCTATTACCGCAACGCGGCCACGCAGCAGACGCTGGCGATTGGCGGCGCGAGCACGGCGGGCGCAACCGCCTCGCGCTCGCGCAGCAACGACTACGGCGACAACATCGTAGGTGGCAACGTGGTGGCCGACAGTACGTTCAAGACCGGCCCGTTCGATCACAAACTGACCTATGGCTTCGACGCCAGCGTGTCGCACTACAGCACCTCGAGCGCGGCGGGCTCGGAGTGGACGCCGGGCGGCGACGGCTATCCGGAAGTGTTTCCGAAGACCACACAGACGAATTTCGGTGCTTTCGTGCAGGACGAAATTCGCTGGAACAAGCTGAGTGTCGTGCCCGGTTTGCGCTTCGACTATTACGACATGACGCCGCACCCGGACGCCACGTACGAAACGGCGGCCGCCACGTCGACCAAACCCACCGCGACCTCCACGGGCAATGCTGTTTCGCCGCGCCTCGCGATTCTTTATGAAGTGTCGCCCGCGTTCGTGCCGTACGTGCAATATGCGCATGGCTTCCGCGCGCCTTCGGCGTATCAGGTCAACAGCTATTACAACCCGGCCGGTTCCTATGGGCTCTTCTATCAGCAGGTCGGCAATCCGGATCTGAAGCCCGAGACCAGCAATTCGATCGAACTCGGTTTGCGCGGCAAGCTCGGCGTGGGCAGCGGTCATGTGAATTACAGCGCGGCGGCATTCGCGGGCCGGTACAGCAATTTCATCGATACGAAAGTCGTGGGCGGCAGCGTCACCTCGTCGACGAATCCGTATACCGTGCAGTATGTGAATTACTCGAAGGCCTCGATTCAGGGCCTGGAAGGCAAGGCCGACTGGTACGTGAACGACGCGCTCGAAGTGAAGGGCGGCTTCGCGTGGATTCACGGTACGGAGTCGAAGGACGGCGTGACCACGGGCCTCGACACCGTACCGCCGCTGGCCGTGGTGCTGGGCGTGAATTACGCGCCCACCGCGCGCTGGTTCGCCGGCGCGGACGTCATCTACAACTCGCACAAGAACAAGTCGCAGATGTCCAGTTCGTCGTATTACGCGACACCTTCGTACACGATCGTCGATCTCCACGCCGGCTACAACATCACGCGTCACGTGAGCGTGACAGCGGGTATCGACAATCTGTTCGACCGCAAGTACTGGATCTGGAACGACGTGCGCGGTCTCGCCACCAGCGACGGCGCCGCGAAGATCGACGCTTATACCGCACCCGGCCGGAACTTCAATGTGGCGATGAAGATCGACTTTTGA
- a CDS encoding hemin-degrading factor codes for MTQIILQSSINPAALELLRREFTELRTVRKLRHRDAAAELGVSEGETLAAFVGEHVVRLDNDFAGLFEALPVLGEVMVLTRNEACVHEKTGTFGKVTRTGPVGLTVGREIDLRIFYGKWASGFAVRETYDDGVRKSLQFYDAQGVAVTKVYLREASDHAAFDALVAKHTAVPQVVGLDVAPAPAAVAPRADARIDVTGFRAAWAAMQDTHEFFDMLKRFEVARLQALRLADPELAYPLELTAIESLLNDAARTQVPIMVFVGNPGMIQIHTGAVQNVRAMGAWLNVLDSRFSLHLRTDLVAHAWVVRKPTADGIVTSVELYDANGENIAMLFGERKPGKPELEGWREMVARLARAGATTQTGARA; via the coding sequence ATGACACAAATCATTCTCCAATCTTCGATCAATCCCGCCGCGCTCGAATTGCTGCGGCGCGAGTTCACCGAGCTGCGTACGGTGCGCAAACTGCGCCATCGCGATGCCGCCGCCGAACTGGGCGTGAGCGAAGGCGAAACGCTTGCGGCATTCGTCGGCGAACACGTCGTGCGGCTCGACAACGATTTTGCGGGATTGTTCGAAGCACTGCCGGTGCTCGGCGAAGTGATGGTGCTCACGCGCAACGAAGCCTGCGTACACGAGAAGACCGGCACGTTCGGCAAGGTCACGCGCACGGGGCCGGTCGGGCTGACGGTGGGCCGCGAAATCGACCTGCGCATTTTCTATGGGAAGTGGGCGTCCGGGTTCGCGGTGCGCGAGACTTACGACGACGGCGTGCGCAAGAGCCTGCAGTTCTACGACGCGCAAGGCGTGGCGGTGACGAAGGTGTATCTGCGCGAAGCGAGCGATCACGCCGCGTTCGACGCGCTCGTGGCGAAGCATACGGCCGTGCCGCAAGTCGTCGGTCTCGACGTCGCGCCCGCGCCCGCAGCGGTGGCGCCGCGCGCCGATGCGCGGATCGATGTGACCGGTTTTCGGGCAGCGTGGGCCGCGATGCAGGACACGCACGAGTTCTTCGACATGTTGAAGCGATTCGAGGTTGCGCGTTTGCAGGCGCTACGGCTCGCCGATCCGGAACTCGCGTATCCGCTCGAACTCACTGCGATCGAGTCGCTGCTCAACGACGCCGCGCGCACGCAGGTGCCGATCATGGTGTTCGTCGGCAATCCCGGCATGATCCAGATTCATACGGGTGCGGTGCAAAACGTTCGCGCGATGGGGGCTTGGCTCAACGTGCTCGATTCGCGTTTCAGCCTGCATTTACGTACCGATCTCGTGGCGCACGCGTGGGTCGTGCGCAAGCCGACGGCCGATGGCATCGTCACGTCCGTCGAACTCTACGACGCGAACGGCGAAAACATCGCGATGCTGTTCGGCGAGCGCAAACCCGGCAAGCCCGAACTCGAAGGCTGGCGCGAGATGGTCGCGCGTCTCGCGCGTGCAGGTGCCACGACGCAAACCGGAGCACGAGCATGA
- a CDS encoding heme/hemin ABC transporter substrate-binding protein: MTGDGFDARRRRWLTGTGGLLLAAAAGMAYAADAARGANEASRARVVVIGGALGEIVYALGCANTLVGADTTCTYPGEAQALPKVGYQRALSAEGLLSLRPTLILASAEAGPPSVLQRVAEAGVRLVTFAEGHDVASVREKIEGVSRALDAPGTGQTLLAGFDRAWQDTQSSIAQTSTSRTSRAPGVLFLMNPGGTQPMVAGQHTAADAMLAYAGARNAMQGFSGYRALTPEALVAAQPDIVLTTDDALKAAGSKRALLASAGFALTPAGKSTRVAALDALFLLGFGPRLPQAVLALNRSLASA, translated from the coding sequence ATGACGGGCGATGGCTTCGACGCACGGCGCCGGCGCTGGTTGACGGGCACGGGCGGCCTGCTGCTCGCGGCGGCGGCCGGCATGGCTTATGCCGCCGACGCCGCGCGGGGTGCGAACGAGGCGAGTCGCGCGCGCGTGGTCGTGATCGGCGGTGCGCTGGGCGAGATCGTCTATGCGCTCGGCTGCGCGAACACGCTGGTTGGTGCGGACACCACGTGTACGTATCCGGGCGAGGCCCAGGCGTTGCCGAAGGTCGGCTATCAGCGTGCGCTTTCCGCGGAAGGACTGCTCTCGCTGCGGCCCACGCTGATCCTGGCGTCCGCCGAAGCCGGACCGCCTTCGGTCTTGCAACGCGTGGCCGAGGCGGGCGTGCGGCTCGTGACGTTTGCGGAGGGGCACGACGTGGCTTCCGTGCGCGAGAAGATCGAGGGCGTGTCGCGCGCGCTCGACGCGCCAGGCACGGGCCAGACACTACTCGCGGGGTTCGATCGCGCATGGCAGGACACGCAGTCGAGCATCGCACAAACCAGCACGTCGCGCACCTCGCGCGCACCGGGCGTGCTGTTCCTGATGAATCCGGGCGGCACCCAGCCGATGGTGGCCGGTCAGCACACGGCCGCCGACGCCATGCTTGCCTATGCCGGTGCGCGCAACGCCATGCAGGGCTTCTCGGGCTATCGCGCGCTCACGCCCGAGGCGCTGGTGGCCGCGCAACCCGATATCGTACTGACCACCGACGACGCGCTGAAGGCCGCTGGCAGCAAGCGCGCGCTACTCGCTTCCGCGGGTTTCGCGCTCACGCCCGCGGGCAAGTCCACGCGCGTGGCGGCGCTCGACGCGCTATTCCTGCTTGGCTTCGGTCCGCGTTTGCCGCAAGCGGTGCTGGCCCTCAACCGCAGCCTCGCGAGCGCATGA
- a CDS encoding FecCD family ABC transporter permease, producing the protein MHAEDSVRPAMPKSPLRMTPAQATALATRRPRTPFVLAALGVLLACAVIAGVCLGAYPVSPMTLWHALLAGNLEAGAQGDRSALVLLELRLPRVALGVLLGAGFGAAGSALQALLRNPLADPGLIGVSSGAALGASLLIVFGAFVVPHLALSLPMSTAVSQIVEGGQATALAAFAGAVGVTLVVYRLAVSNGRVVLPILLLAGVAANALAGAVIGMLAYVATDAQLRSLTFWSLGSLADARWSTLGAITPFVFAGVSMIAVHTRELNAMQLGELDAHYLGVPVRRVKNTILLAVALAISALVSCTGQIGFIGLVAPHCIRLLCGPDQRVVLLGSMLLGALITVVADLIARIVVAPAEIPLGVLTALIGAPFFIFLLVRGRRQFGL; encoded by the coding sequence ATGCATGCCGAAGACAGCGTGCGTCCCGCCATGCCGAAGTCGCCGTTACGCATGACGCCCGCGCAGGCGACCGCGCTGGCCACCCGGCGCCCGCGCACGCCCTTCGTGCTCGCCGCGCTAGGCGTGCTGCTCGCGTGCGCCGTGATTGCCGGCGTGTGTCTTGGCGCCTATCCCGTGTCGCCCATGACGCTCTGGCATGCGTTGCTCGCGGGCAATCTCGAGGCGGGTGCGCAAGGCGACCGTTCGGCGCTCGTGCTGCTCGAACTGCGCTTGCCGCGCGTCGCGCTCGGGGTGTTGCTCGGCGCGGGCTTCGGCGCGGCGGGCAGCGCATTGCAGGCGCTATTGCGCAATCCGCTCGCCGACCCGGGCCTGATCGGCGTCTCGAGCGGGGCGGCGCTCGGCGCTTCGCTGTTGATCGTGTTCGGAGCGTTCGTCGTGCCGCATCTGGCGCTCTCGCTGCCAATGTCGACCGCGGTGAGCCAGATCGTCGAAGGCGGTCAGGCCACGGCGCTCGCGGCGTTCGCGGGCGCGGTGGGCGTGACGCTCGTGGTGTACCGGCTCGCGGTGTCGAACGGCCGCGTCGTATTGCCGATCCTGCTGCTCGCGGGCGTGGCGGCCAATGCGCTCGCGGGCGCGGTGATCGGCATGCTCGCCTACGTGGCCACCGACGCGCAACTGCGCTCGCTTACGTTCTGGAGCCTCGGCAGCCTTGCCGATGCGCGGTGGTCCACGCTCGGCGCGATCACGCCGTTCGTGTTCGCGGGCGTGTCGATGATCGCGGTGCACACGCGCGAACTCAACGCGATGCAACTCGGCGAACTCGATGCGCATTACCTCGGCGTGCCCGTGCGGCGCGTAAAGAACACGATCCTGCTCGCGGTGGCGCTGGCCATTAGCGCGCTGGTGTCGTGCACGGGACAGATCGGTTTCATCGGGCTCGTTGCGCCGCATTGCATCCGCCTGCTGTGCGGCCCCGATCAACGTGTCGTGCTGCTGGGGTCGATGCTGCTGGGCGCGTTGATCACGGTAGTGGCCGATCTCATCGCGCGTATCGTCGTCGCGCCCGCCGAGATTCCGCTCGGCGTACTCACGGCCTTGATCGGCGCACCGTTCTTCATCTTTCTGCTCGTGCGCGGGCGCCGCCAGTTCGGGCTGTAA
- a CDS encoding ATP-binding cassette domain-containing protein, with amino-acid sequence MLAIQNLRIGYRGARLFDDFSLTVAPGELVIVLGQNGVGKSTLLRALAGDFALNGFPDASSGAKLTLNGDDVRRIAPRRLAQLRAVLAQSTPNLWPMPASEVVQLGLYPHHGGAALPFSADTLAQDMLALAGIAQLARRDVTTLSGGEFARVQFARVLAQLWSPCIRSEPRYLLLDEPTAALDLVQQHRLFATVRRLTREWRLGAFAIAHDCNLAARHADRLVLIAEGKCIADGPPQDVMRPDLLERCYGAPMQIADADRQSGTNGVPCIFPA; translated from the coding sequence ATGCTTGCCATTCAGAACCTTCGTATCGGCTATCGCGGCGCGCGGTTGTTCGACGACTTCTCGCTGACCGTCGCGCCGGGCGAACTGGTGATCGTGCTCGGTCAGAACGGCGTTGGCAAGAGCACGCTGTTGCGTGCGCTCGCGGGCGACTTCGCGCTCAACGGTTTCCCCGACGCGTCGAGTGGCGCGAAGCTCACGCTCAATGGCGACGACGTGCGCAGGATCGCGCCGCGCCGTCTCGCGCAGTTGCGCGCGGTGCTCGCGCAAAGCACGCCGAATCTCTGGCCGATGCCCGCGAGCGAGGTGGTGCAACTCGGCCTGTATCCGCATCATGGCGGGGCGGCGTTGCCGTTTTCCGCCGATACGCTCGCGCAGGACATGCTCGCGCTCGCGGGCATCGCGCAACTCGCGCGGCGCGACGTGACGACGCTTTCAGGCGGCGAATTCGCGCGGGTGCAATTCGCGCGCGTGCTTGCGCAACTGTGGTCGCCGTGCATTCGCAGCGAGCCGCGCTATTTGCTGCTCGACGAACCGACCGCCGCGCTCGACCTCGTGCAGCAGCACCGCCTGTTCGCCACCGTGCGGCGCCTCACGCGCGAGTGGCGTCTGGGTGCGTTTGCGATCGCGCACGATTGCAATCTTGCTGCGCGTCACGCCGACCGTCTCGTGCTGATCGCCGAAGGCAAGTGCATTGCCGATGGACCGCCGCAAGACGTGATGCGTCCGGATCTGCTGGAGCGTTGCTACGGGGCGCCGATGCAGATCGCCGACGCGGATCGCCAATCCGGCACGAACGGCGTACCCTGCATCTTCCCGGCATGA
- a CDS encoding GNAT family N-acetyltransferase yields MSDVTVHEAIDSVHPLDNVTWNALTSKHRAFAEGDGRVLRYPAAVAPFTAITDTLPSTFDALHALVQRHGVSALTTREALAVPGQFTVVRHAKLAQMVWQGEAVTGAATDYVRLGERDVRDMMSLTTATQPGPFGVRTFELGNYYGIRSHGRLIAMAGERMRLDGFTEISAVCVDPEFRGKGLANGLMKLLIATIRERGEVPFLHVLTSNQGAIALYRTLGFVERAELHLTVIGDATR; encoded by the coding sequence ATGTCTGACGTCACCGTACACGAAGCGATCGACAGCGTGCATCCGCTGGACAACGTGACCTGGAATGCCCTCACGAGCAAGCACCGCGCGTTCGCGGAAGGCGACGGCCGGGTCTTGCGTTATCCGGCCGCCGTTGCGCCTTTCACCGCAATCACGGACACGCTGCCCTCGACGTTCGACGCGCTCCATGCGCTGGTCCAGCGCCATGGCGTTTCCGCATTGACAACGCGGGAGGCGCTCGCGGTGCCCGGGCAGTTCACGGTCGTGCGGCATGCGAAACTCGCGCAAATGGTCTGGCAGGGCGAAGCCGTAACGGGCGCCGCCACCGACTACGTGCGGCTCGGCGAGCGCGACGTGCGGGACATGATGTCGCTCACCACGGCCACGCAGCCTGGACCGTTCGGTGTTCGCACGTTCGAATTGGGCAATTACTACGGGATCCGCAGCCATGGCCGGCTGATCGCCATGGCGGGAGAACGCATGCGGCTCGACGGCTTCACGGAAATCAGCGCGGTGTGCGTGGACCCGGAATTCCGCGGCAAAGGCCTTGCAAACGGCTTGATGAAACTGCTGATCGCGACGATCCGCGAGCGCGGCGAAGTCCCTTTCCTGCACGTGCTGACCTCGAACCAGGGTGCGATCGCGCTGTATCGTACGCTGGGGTTCGTCGAGCGCGCCGAACTCCATCTCACGGTAATCGGCGACGCTACGCGCTGA
- a CDS encoding GlxA family transcriptional regulator, translated as MRIVILAFDGVFDTGMTVLLDTFAMANELAAMSGFARPPFDVKLVGVRKRLRTALGLTTLVEPLSAIRKPDWLIVPAINAKQPEKLAQALERRDVREALAQLGPWHAKGAGIAAACIGTFLLAEAGLLDGREATTTWSLAPFFRQRYPAVRLDDSRMVVASDRVVTAGALMGHLDLALWLVRQMTPDLATLVARFMLIDKRASQARYIVPDHLAHADPLIAGFERWSREHLSAGFSLQDAASALAVHTRTLQRRTEAILGKSPLAFFQDLRIEHAQHLVSCGYDLETIAGEVGYADAATLRNLLRRKLGRGVRELRAELR; from the coding sequence ATGCGAATCGTCATTCTCGCGTTCGACGGTGTCTTCGACACCGGTATGACCGTGCTGCTCGATACCTTCGCGATGGCGAACGAACTGGCCGCCATGAGCGGCTTTGCCAGGCCGCCGTTCGACGTCAAACTCGTGGGCGTGCGCAAACGCCTGCGCACGGCGCTCGGGCTCACCACGCTCGTCGAGCCGCTTTCGGCCATACGCAAACCCGACTGGTTGATCGTGCCCGCCATCAACGCCAAGCAGCCCGAGAAACTCGCGCAGGCGCTAGAACGGCGCGACGTGCGCGAGGCGCTCGCGCAACTCGGGCCGTGGCACGCGAAGGGCGCGGGCATTGCCGCGGCGTGTATCGGCACGTTTTTGCTTGCCGAAGCCGGGTTGCTCGACGGGCGCGAGGCCACCACAACCTGGTCGCTCGCGCCGTTCTTTCGTCAGCGTTATCCCGCAGTGCGTCTCGACGACTCGCGCATGGTGGTGGCGAGCGACCGTGTGGTGACGGCCGGCGCGCTCATGGGGCATCTCGATCTCGCGCTCTGGCTCGTGCGCCAGATGACGCCCGATCTCGCCACGCTCGTTGCGCGTTTCATGCTGATCGACAAGCGCGCCTCGCAGGCGCGCTACATCGTGCCCGATCATCTGGCGCATGCGGACCCGCTGATCGCGGGATTCGAGCGCTGGTCGCGCGAACATCTTTCCGCGGGTTTCTCGCTGCAGGATGCCGCGAGCGCACTGGCGGTACACACGCGCACGCTGCAACGTCGCACCGAGGCCATTCTGGGCAAGTCGCCGCTGGCGTTCTTTCAGGACCTGCGTATCGAGCACGCGCAACACCTGGTGTCGTGCGGATACGACCTGGAAACGATCGCGGGCGAAGTGGGGTACGCCGACGCCGCCACCTTGCGCAATTTGCTGCGCCGTAAATTGGGGCGCGGTGTGCGGGAATTGCGGGCGGAATTGCGCTAG
- a CDS encoding Fur family transcriptional regulator yields the protein MRAIYSELKRAQMRPTSSRVVVLKLFHEYPHDHMTADQVFRRVPQGLEQCSLASVYRALGGLAQAGLLTSTSIGEQRVVYELGHGPHAHLVCETCGAIHDIHDAEMDARNAAIAAASGFNYASSSLVVFGQCAVCTHKPGSAAN from the coding sequence ATGCGAGCGATTTATTCCGAACTCAAGCGCGCCCAGATGCGGCCCACCTCCAGTCGCGTCGTCGTGCTCAAGCTGTTCCATGAATATCCGCACGATCACATGACGGCGGATCAGGTGTTTCGCCGCGTGCCGCAAGGGCTCGAGCAGTGCAGTCTGGCGAGCGTCTATCGCGCGCTCGGCGGTCTCGCGCAGGCGGGGCTCTTGACCAGCACGTCGATTGGCGAGCAGCGCGTGGTGTACGAACTGGGCCACGGTCCACACGCGCATCTCGTGTGCGAAACCTGCGGCGCGATCCACGACATCCATGACGCGGAGATGGACGCGCGCAACGCGGCCATTGCGGCGGCCAGCGGGTTCAACTATGCGAGTTCGAGCCTCGTCGTGTTCGGACAGTGCGCTGTGTGTACGCACAAGCCGGGCAGCGCAGCCAACTGA
- a CDS encoding DUF2269 family protein, giving the protein MNVYLTVKALHIMSSVLLVGTGFGSAFYLFFANRTRSVPVIASVSKLVVRADWWFTTPAVIFQPLSGMWLAHAAGWPWSSTWLVAAAALYVVAGVCWLPVVWLQLQLTRMAGLALAAGATELPPRYWQFARRWEWLGYPAFLAMVAVYLLMVFKPA; this is encoded by the coding sequence ATGAATGTCTATCTGACCGTCAAGGCGCTTCATATCATGTCGTCCGTGCTGCTGGTGGGAACCGGATTCGGCTCGGCGTTCTATCTGTTTTTCGCGAATCGCACGCGTTCGGTTCCCGTCATTGCTTCGGTGAGCAAGCTGGTCGTGCGCGCGGACTGGTGGTTCACCACGCCCGCTGTCATTTTCCAGCCGCTCTCGGGTATGTGGCTCGCACATGCCGCGGGCTGGCCATGGTCGAGCACCTGGCTCGTGGCGGCGGCTGCGCTTTACGTGGTGGCGGGCGTGTGCTGGTTGCCCGTGGTGTGGCTGCAACTGCAACTCACCAGGATGGCCGGGCTCGCGCTCGCCGCGGGTGCGACCGAATTGCCGCCGCGCTACTGGCAATTCGCGCGGCGGTGGGAATGGCTCGGCTATCCGGCGTTTCTCGCAATGGTCGCGGTGTATCTGCTGATGGTGTTCAAGCCGGCGTAA
- a CDS encoding SDR family oxidoreductase, translating to MNILVCGARGFVGAALCERLERRGYRVIRGVREVRDSNECAIDYTRDVNPDDWDARLQSVDVVINAVGILIEHGRQRFETVHAKAPRALFEASVRQGVKQVIQISALGAPTRITPYFASKFAADSHLQSLPIRSCVVRPALVYGPTGTSAAFFRLLASLPVHALPAGGHQRLRPVHVDDLAEIVERLIERRDHAPRTLDVVGGEEVAYREMLAIYRRSLGFGAALRVSLPRGLIGMGAALLDRVPGSMLTRDTWRMLQADNTGDAGATASVLQRPPRGLRSFIGNDAPTLRRDALDAWQPALLRITLAFVWIWTAVASLLLYPRSASMALLRRAHLHGASAAAAFYLAIVLDLTFGLLTLLRPRRLLWLAQALLIAAYTTIIAVTMPETLWDPFGAILKNLPIFVLLLILFNQDV from the coding sequence ATGAACATTCTCGTCTGCGGTGCGCGCGGCTTTGTCGGAGCCGCGCTCTGCGAAAGGCTGGAACGCAGGGGCTATCGGGTGATTCGCGGCGTGCGCGAGGTCCGTGACAGCAATGAATGCGCGATCGACTACACGCGCGACGTCAATCCGGACGATTGGGACGCACGCTTGCAAAGCGTCGATGTCGTGATCAACGCGGTGGGCATCCTCATCGAGCATGGCCGTCAACGCTTCGAGACGGTCCACGCGAAGGCACCCCGTGCGCTCTTCGAGGCGAGCGTCCGCCAGGGCGTCAAGCAGGTGATCCAGATTTCGGCCCTCGGCGCACCCACGCGAATCACGCCTTATTTCGCAAGCAAGTTCGCCGCCGACTCGCATCTGCAGTCGCTGCCCATCCGCTCCTGCGTCGTGCGGCCTGCGCTCGTGTACGGCCCCACGGGTACCTCGGCGGCGTTCTTCCGCCTGCTCGCAAGCCTGCCGGTCCACGCCCTGCCGGCCGGCGGTCATCAGCGGCTGCGGCCCGTGCACGTGGACGACCTGGCGGAGATCGTCGAACGTCTGATCGAGCGCCGCGATCACGCGCCTCGCACGCTCGACGTTGTGGGCGGCGAAGAAGTGGCCTATCGCGAGATGCTGGCGATTTACCGGCGCTCGCTCGGGTTCGGCGCGGCGTTGCGCGTAAGCCTGCCTCGTGGGTTGATCGGCATGGGTGCGGCGTTGCTCGACCGCGTACCGGGTTCGATGCTGACGCGCGACACCTGGCGCATGCTGCAAGCCGACAACACCGGTGACGCCGGCGCCACGGCCAGCGTGCTTCAACGTCCGCCACGCGGCCTGCGCAGCTTCATCGGCAACGACGCACCGACGCTGCGCCGCGATGCGCTCGACGCCTGGCAGCCCGCGTTGCTGAGAATCACGCTGGCGTTCGTGTGGATCTGGACCGCCGTTGCCAGCCTCTTGCTTTACCCGCGTAGCGCGAGCATGGCGTTGCTACGGCGCGCGCATCTGCATGGCGCGAGCGCGGCCGCGGCGTTCTATCTCGCGATCGTGCTGGATCTGACGTTCGGCCTGCTGACACTGCTGAGGCCGCGCCGCTTGCTGTGGCTCGCGCAAGCGCTGTTGATCGCCGCTTACACCACGATCATTGCCGTCACGATGCCCGAAACCCTCTGGGACCCGTTCGGCGCCATCCTCAAGAACCTGCCGATATTCGTTCTTCTACTGATTCTTTTTAATCAGGATGTCTAA